The Elaeis guineensis isolate ETL-2024a chromosome 13, EG11, whole genome shotgun sequence genome includes a region encoding these proteins:
- the LOC140853278 gene encoding putative polyol transporter 1 — MLPYPVKLISCPTSHRPVSLALHSLLPRDTQKKSQMTDQKPEATKVAYQVPHDSLPTAVAPQPWRNNKFAMACGALASMTTIVLGYDIGVMSGAAIFIQDDFHVSDTEIEILLGILNISSLIGSLAAGRTADWIGRRYTIVFAAGIFFVGAILMGLAPNYAFLMVGRFITGIGVGYAGVIAAVYTAEVAPASSRGFLVSFPEVFINFGILVGYLSNFAFARLPEHLSWRLMLGVGAIPSVFLGIGVLAMPESPRWLVMRGKLAAAKKVLAKTSDTPEEAEERLLDIKNVAGIPADCNDDVVAVQKQSHGKGVWKELFLRPTPSVRRVLISAMGIHFFQQASGIDSVVLYSPRVFQKAGIYDKDKLLGTTVAVGFTKTLFILVATFLLDRVGRRPLLLSSQGGMIVSLAGLGLGLTIIDHHPNGQLPWAIGLCIASILAFVAFFSIGMGPMPSVYCSEIFPLRLRAQGVSVGVVVNRVTSGVITMTFLSLYKAITIGGSFFLYAGIAAVGWVFFFTYLKETRGKTLEEMENLFGTKTEEEEDGEVQMANGAGRGSTGKD, encoded by the exons ATGCTTCCATACCCCGTTAAACTCATCTCCTGTCCAACCTCTCACAGACCTGTCTCCCTTGCTCTCCATTCACTTCTTCCACGAGATACGCAAAAGAAATCACAAATGACTGACCAAAaaccagaagccaccaaagtggCTTATCAAGTCCCCCATGACTCCCTTCCCACCGCCGTCGCCCCACAGCCGTGGCGTAACAATAAGTTTGCCATGGCTTGCGGCGCGCTCGCCTCCATGACCACCATCGTCTTAGGCTATG ATATTGGAGTGATGAGCGGTGCTGCAATATTCATCCAAGACGACTTCCACGTGAGTGACACGGAGATAGAAATCCTCCTCGGCATCCTCAACATCTCCTCCCTCATTGGCTCCCTCGCCGCCGGCAGGACAGCCGACTGGATCGGCCGCCGCTACACCATCGTCTTTGCCGCTGGCATCTTCTTTGTTGGCGCAATCCTGATGGGCCTCGCCCCCAACTAcgccttcctcatggtcggccgcTTCATCACCGGCATCGGCGTCGGCTACGCCGGTGTGATCGCCGCCGTCTACACTGCCGAGGTTGCCCCCGCCTCCTCCCGTGGCTTCCTCGTCTCCTTCCCGGAGGTCTTCATCAACTTCGGCATCCTCGTCGGCTACCTCTCCAACTTCGCCTTCGCCAGGCTCCCGGAGCACTTGAGCTGGCGGCTTATGCTCGGCGTCGGCGCCATCCCCTccgtcttccttggcatcggcgTCCTTGCCATGCCGGAGTCTCCCCGGTGGCTTGTCATGCGGGGCAAGCTCGCCGCGGCAAAGAAAGTCCTCGCCAAGACCTCCGACACCCCGGAAGAAGCCGAGGAACGCCTCCTCGACATCAAGAACGTTGCCGGCATCCCCGCCGACTGCAACGACGACGTGGTCGCGGTCCAGAAGCAAAGCCACGGCAAGGGAGTGTGGAAGGAGCTCTTCCTGAGGCCAACGCCGTCGGTCCGCCGTGTCTTGATATCAGCGATGGGAATCCACTTCTTCCAGCAGGCCTCCGGTATCGACTCTGTGGTGCTGTACAGCCCCCGAGTCTTTCAAAAAGCCGGAATTTATGACAAAGACAAGCTGCTCGGTACGACGGTGGCGGTCGGATTCACCAAAACTCTGTTCATCCTGGTGGCAACCTTCCTGTTAGACCGTGTTGGGCGGCGACCTTTGTTGTTGAGCAGCCAAGGAGGGATGATAGTGTCTCTGGCCGGGCTTGGGCTCGGGCTCACCATCATCGATCACCATCCGAATGGGCAGCTCCCATGGGCCATCGGGCTCTGCATCGCATCGATATTGGCCTTTGTCGCCTTCTTTTCGATCGGTATGGGGCCAATGCCTTCGGTGTATTGCTCAGAGATCTTCCCACTGAGGCTAAGAGCACAGGGGGTGAGTGTAGGGGTGGTTGTGAACCGGGTGACAAGTGGTGTGATCACGATGACCTTTTTATCACTCTACAAAGCCATTACGATCGGTGGGAGCTTCTTCTTGTATGCTGGGATCGCGGCGGTGGGATGGGTTTTCTTCTTTACTTACTTGAAGGAGACCAGAGGGAAGACTCTGGAGGAGATGGAGAATTTGTTTGGAACGAAAACAGAAGAGGAGGAGGATGGAGAAGTTCAGATGGCGAATGGAGCTGGGAGAGGGAGTACTGGGAAAGATTGA